One genomic window of Biomphalaria glabrata chromosome 9, xgBioGlab47.1, whole genome shotgun sequence includes the following:
- the LOC106077591 gene encoding procathepsin L-like isoform X2 codes for MRLCLCVCTMVQTVVVLCLIIQHIHCAVNSELDIKTDDNFDWRNYGVITPVSDQGQLGSAMDFVIAEEVESLYAIKTKTKAILLSRNEVADCCDNPDTHQPIFDGFGCIEAIGGLCSDSTYKSHTGKCQNNTCTPIGKVTGTGYIPTGREDFMKKVIHIAPIAAWIDASQSSFQIYTSGIYSDPRCSSTQLDHAVQIVGYGTEAGVDYWTVKNSWGAGWGEQGYMRIQRGQNMCGIATLAFYPIEK; via the exons aTGAGactgtgcttgtgtgtgtgcaCAATGGTTCAAACAGTTGTTGTCCTCTGTCTCATCATCCAACACATCCATTGTGCTGTG AATTCAGAGTTAGACATCAAAACTGACGACAACTTCGACTGGAGAAACTATGGAGTTATTACCCCTGTTTCTGATCAAGGCCAGCTTGGTAGCGCAATGGATTTTGTGATTGCAG AGGAAGTAGAAAGTCTATATGCTATAAAGACTAAAACTAAAGCGATTCTCCTTAGTAGAAACGAAGTGGCTGACTGTTGCGATAACCCAGACACCCATCAGCCTATATTTGATGGCTTCGGCTGTATAGAGGCCATTGGTGGACTCTGCAGCGACTCAACCTACAAGAGTCATACTGGAAAGTGTCAAAATAACACTTGCACACCAATCGGCAAG GTGACCGGAACAGGTTACATCCCAACAGGGAGAGAAGACTTCATGAAGAAAGTTATTCATATAGCTCCAATAGCTGCTTGGATCGATGCAAGTCAGTCGTCTTTTCAG ATATATACCAGTGGTATCTATTCAGACCCCAGGTGTAGCTCCACCCAGTTAGACCATGCAGTACAAATTGTTGGCTACGGGACTGAGGCTGGTGTTGATTACTGGACTGTCAAAAACTCCTGGG GTGCTGGGTGGGGAGAGCAAGGCTACATGAGGATTCAGAGAGGACAAAACATGTGTGGCATTGCTACACTGGCCTTCTACCCAAtagagaaataa
- the LOC106077591 gene encoding procathepsin L-like isoform X1 has translation MRLCLCVCTMVQTVVVLCLIIQHIHCAVVSNSELDIKTDDNFDWRNYGVITPVSDQGQLGSAMDFVIAEEVESLYAIKTKTKAILLSRNEVADCCDNPDTHQPIFDGFGCIEAIGGLCSDSTYKSHTGKCQNNTCTPIGKVTGTGYIPTGREDFMKKVIHIAPIAAWIDASQSSFQIYTSGIYSDPRCSSTQLDHAVQIVGYGTEAGVDYWTVKNSWGAGWGEQGYMRIQRGQNMCGIATLAFYPIEK, from the exons aTGAGactgtgcttgtgtgtgtgcaCAATGGTTCAAACAGTTGTTGTCCTCTGTCTCATCATCCAACACATCCATTGTGCTGTGGTCAGC AATTCAGAGTTAGACATCAAAACTGACGACAACTTCGACTGGAGAAACTATGGAGTTATTACCCCTGTTTCTGATCAAGGCCAGCTTGGTAGCGCAATGGATTTTGTGATTGCAG AGGAAGTAGAAAGTCTATATGCTATAAAGACTAAAACTAAAGCGATTCTCCTTAGTAGAAACGAAGTGGCTGACTGTTGCGATAACCCAGACACCCATCAGCCTATATTTGATGGCTTCGGCTGTATAGAGGCCATTGGTGGACTCTGCAGCGACTCAACCTACAAGAGTCATACTGGAAAGTGTCAAAATAACACTTGCACACCAATCGGCAAG GTGACCGGAACAGGTTACATCCCAACAGGGAGAGAAGACTTCATGAAGAAAGTTATTCATATAGCTCCAATAGCTGCTTGGATCGATGCAAGTCAGTCGTCTTTTCAG ATATATACCAGTGGTATCTATTCAGACCCCAGGTGTAGCTCCACCCAGTTAGACCATGCAGTACAAATTGTTGGCTACGGGACTGAGGCTGGTGTTGATTACTGGACTGTCAAAAACTCCTGGG GTGCTGGGTGGGGAGAGCAAGGCTACATGAGGATTCAGAGAGGACAAAACATGTGTGGCATTGCTACACTGGCCTTCTACCCAAtagagaaataa
- the LOC129928418 gene encoding uncharacterized protein LOC129928418 isoform X1 — protein sequence MAFQRSTKMSQENLGRIIGLYDIIGEHEMQIADDGEGDVATDIKTCTKNPGHEKFIPVNNFRIEHLPEEHRDLELFKYIKSVSVLTVRVDVQNTSPRRPDVWPGTRSVYPCYSMAGRESVRRGSGRISLVTKYAYGYDQEGGRHWLGRASCACHVCQLSSSPRNSWWEIEVLTATHVVFDEVEASQASCRLFYDSPDSPVTTLDVVGVGFVNVERDWCRLVCTTCDNDLGEVLFRLKKRCNVLWKTVHERYRASRDVDKLMFMVSHPHGGPKQVSLGQWQDRYLVDSDIHNYNKFTYTTSTCPGSSGATVYCLGYTGWWLYQLVHSGTLPSGLNYSGSAFVL from the exons atggctttccaaag ATCAACAAAAATGTCTCAAGAAAATTTGGGCAGAATTATCGGTCTATATGATATTATTG GTGAACATGAGATGCAGATAGCAGACGATGGAGAAGGAGATGTAgccactgacattaaaacctgTACCAAAAACCCAGGCCATGAGAAATTCATACCTGTCAATAATTTTAGAATTGAACATTTACCTGAAGAGCATCGTGACCTAGAACTGTTTAAATACATCAAATCTGTTTCCGTTCTGACGGTGAGGGTGGATGTTCAGAACACGAGCCCCCGAAGGCCAGACGTCTGGCCAGGGACCAGGAGTGTGTACCCATGCTATTCTATGGCAGGTCGTGAAAGCGTGAGACGAGGCAGCGGGAGAATTAGTCTCGTGACGAAATACGCGTATGGCTATGACCAGGAAGGTGGAAGGCACTGGTTGGGTCGCGCCTCTTGCGCTTGCCACGTCTGTCAGCTTTCCAGCTCGCCGAGAAACAGCTGGTGGGAGATTGAAGTACTCACGGCCACGCACGTGGTCTTCGACGAGGTGGAGGCGAGCCAGGCCTCATGCAGGCTGTTTTACGACAGCCCAGACAGCCCCGTGACCACCCTGGATGTTGTTGGGGTCGGCTTCGTGAACGTGGAAAGAGACTGGTGCAGACTGGTTTGTACCACTTGCGACAACGACCTCGGAGAAGTTTTATTCCGACTGAAGAAGCGCTGCAACGTACTATGGAAGACTGTTCACGAACGATACCGAGCGTCCAGGGATGTGGACAAGCTGATGTTTATGGTCTCACATCCACACGGAGGTCCCAAGCAGGTCAGCTTGGGTCAGTGGCAGGACAGGTACCTAGTCGACTCGGACATTCACAACTACAACAAGTTTACATATACCACAAGCACATGTCCTGGAAGTAGCGGGGCTACAGTCTATTGTCTGGGATACACTGGCTGGTGGCTCTACCAGTTGGTTCATAGTGGCACATTACCATCAGGTCTCAATTACAGCGGTTCTGCGTTTGTATTATAA
- the LOC129928418 gene encoding uncharacterized protein LOC129928418 isoform X2 has product MSQENLGRIIGLYDIIGEHEMQIADDGEGDVATDIKTCTKNPGHEKFIPVNNFRIEHLPEEHRDLELFKYIKSVSVLTVRVDVQNTSPRRPDVWPGTRSVYPCYSMAGRESVRRGSGRISLVTKYAYGYDQEGGRHWLGRASCACHVCQLSSSPRNSWWEIEVLTATHVVFDEVEASQASCRLFYDSPDSPVTTLDVVGVGFVNVERDWCRLVCTTCDNDLGEVLFRLKKRCNVLWKTVHERYRASRDVDKLMFMVSHPHGGPKQVSLGQWQDRYLVDSDIHNYNKFTYTTSTCPGSSGATVYCLGYTGWWLYQLVHSGTLPSGLNYSGSAFVL; this is encoded by the exons ATGTCTCAAGAAAATTTGGGCAGAATTATCGGTCTATATGATATTATTG GTGAACATGAGATGCAGATAGCAGACGATGGAGAAGGAGATGTAgccactgacattaaaacctgTACCAAAAACCCAGGCCATGAGAAATTCATACCTGTCAATAATTTTAGAATTGAACATTTACCTGAAGAGCATCGTGACCTAGAACTGTTTAAATACATCAAATCTGTTTCCGTTCTGACGGTGAGGGTGGATGTTCAGAACACGAGCCCCCGAAGGCCAGACGTCTGGCCAGGGACCAGGAGTGTGTACCCATGCTATTCTATGGCAGGTCGTGAAAGCGTGAGACGAGGCAGCGGGAGAATTAGTCTCGTGACGAAATACGCGTATGGCTATGACCAGGAAGGTGGAAGGCACTGGTTGGGTCGCGCCTCTTGCGCTTGCCACGTCTGTCAGCTTTCCAGCTCGCCGAGAAACAGCTGGTGGGAGATTGAAGTACTCACGGCCACGCACGTGGTCTTCGACGAGGTGGAGGCGAGCCAGGCCTCATGCAGGCTGTTTTACGACAGCCCAGACAGCCCCGTGACCACCCTGGATGTTGTTGGGGTCGGCTTCGTGAACGTGGAAAGAGACTGGTGCAGACTGGTTTGTACCACTTGCGACAACGACCTCGGAGAAGTTTTATTCCGACTGAAGAAGCGCTGCAACGTACTATGGAAGACTGTTCACGAACGATACCGAGCGTCCAGGGATGTGGACAAGCTGATGTTTATGGTCTCACATCCACACGGAGGTCCCAAGCAGGTCAGCTTGGGTCAGTGGCAGGACAGGTACCTAGTCGACTCGGACATTCACAACTACAACAAGTTTACATATACCACAAGCACATGTCCTGGAAGTAGCGGGGCTACAGTCTATTGTCTGGGATACACTGGCTGGTGGCTCTACCAGTTGGTTCATAGTGGCACATTACCATCAGGTCTCAATTACAGCGGTTCTGCGTTTGTATTATAA